A window of Deinococcus sp. HSC-46F16 contains these coding sequences:
- a CDS encoding ATP-binding protein: MLDDLSPAPHAPSPASQGRDPLLFEQVPVAFLLLDPAGTIRDANRRAGADLGLPCARLRGRPLAAFTPPEQASTVRVLLRQVFSQAGPARAELPLLRPDGTTFHAGVEAEADGDVCRLVFTDLSAARAAHEELLRVQHTLERQVERHAAEVQEVTQELEGFVTAVMQELDGPLRHIRAFAKPLHGQAEMTAEERAQAAGRVLDATDWLEMRLRALSLFSNASRQRLKFVAVDLNRVLPVVVKKLAPDLAARSVQLTHDVLPIVRGDMGALQMVFTQLLTNALKATRTRDAARIHVGIRPLERGVAVFVEDNGIGFNMRYRDRLFTPFGRLHREEDFGGPGLGLALVRRLVSRQGGQVWAEGRPGQGATFWLALPHHAEEP; encoded by the coding sequence ATGCTCGATGATCTGTCTCCTGCGCCTCATGCCCCATCGCCAGCATCCCAGGGCCGAGACCCTCTGCTGTTCGAGCAGGTCCCGGTCGCCTTCCTGCTGCTGGATCCGGCGGGAACCATCCGGGACGCGAACCGGCGGGCGGGGGCGGACCTGGGCTTGCCGTGCGCTCGCCTGCGGGGCCGCCCTCTGGCCGCGTTCACGCCGCCCGAACAGGCCAGCACGGTCAGGGTGCTGCTGAGGCAGGTGTTCAGCCAGGCTGGACCCGCGCGGGCCGAGTTGCCGCTCCTGCGCCCGGACGGCACGACCTTCCACGCCGGGGTCGAGGCGGAAGCGGACGGCGACGTGTGCCGCCTGGTGTTCACGGACCTCAGCGCGGCCCGGGCCGCGCACGAAGAGCTGCTGCGCGTCCAGCACACCCTGGAACGTCAGGTGGAACGGCACGCGGCGGAGGTGCAGGAGGTCACCCAGGAGCTGGAAGGCTTCGTGACCGCCGTGATGCAGGAGCTGGACGGCCCGCTGAGGCATATCCGGGCCTTTGCGAAACCGCTGCACGGCCAAGCCGAGATGACCGCCGAGGAGCGGGCCCAGGCTGCGGGCCGAGTCCTGGACGCCACTGACTGGCTGGAGATGCGCCTGCGTGCCCTGTCGCTCTTCTCCAACGCGAGTCGGCAACGGCTGAAATTCGTGGCGGTGGACCTGAACCGGGTGCTCCCGGTCGTGGTCAAGAAGTTGGCCCCGGACCTGGCCGCACGATCGGTGCAGTTGACCCACGACGTCCTGCCCATCGTGCGTGGGGATATGGGCGCACTGCAGATGGTCTTCACCCAGCTTCTGACCAATGCGCTGAAGGCGACCCGGACCCGTGACGCTGCCCGGATTCACGTGGGGATCAGGCCGTTGGAGCGTGGGGTCGCGGTCTTCGTCGAGGACAACGGAATCGGCTTCAACATGCGCTACCGGGACCGGCTCTTTACTCCCTTCGGCCGATTGCACCGGGAGGAGGACTTCGGGGGACCTGGCCTGGGACTGGCGCTGGTGCGCCGCCTCGTCTCCCGGCAGGGGGGACAGGTGTGGGCCGAGGGCCGACCCGGACAGGGCGCCACCTTCTGGCTGGCCCTGCCCCACCACGCGGAAGAGCCGTAA
- a CDS encoding recombinase family protein, which yields MRKVAASAGALRRQGLSLRAVAAQLEAHGFKTRRGGPWSAVQVKRVLDR from the coding sequence ATGCGGAAGGTCGCCGCCTCCGCGGGGGCGCTTCGGCGCCAAGGTCTGAGTCTTCGGGCAGTAGCCGCTCAGCTCGAGGCCCATGGCTTCAAGACTCGCCGAGGTGGACCGTGGAGTGCGGTTCAGGTCAAACGCGTGCTGGACCGATAA
- a CDS encoding copper resistance protein CopC, whose protein sequence is MSAMALDFEAAAPELVSTPVIARTLAARLTLTLKPGLKPGDYVMAWRLLSEDGHPVSGQRVIELKDRIGRLQGVPPAGG, encoded by the coding sequence ATGTCGGCGATGGCCCTGGACTTCGAGGCGGCCGCGCCGGAACTGGTCAGCACACCGGTGATCGCCCGGACGCTGGCTGCCCGCCTCACTCTGACCCTCAAGCCTGGCCTCAAACCTGGCGACTATGTAATGGCGTGGAGGCTGCTCTCGGAAGACGGGCACCCGGTCAGCGGCCAGCGCGTCATCGAGCTGAAGGACCGGATCGGGCGCCTTCAGGGTGTGCCACCTGCTGGAGGCTAA
- a CDS encoding CopD family protein, producing MGVTGLATGLTVWGIAGQGHGAEHGGVGLRLAHALHVGGMGLWVGGVGRLVGRPRSWTAAGRAFTPVALLSVAALALSGLWMGLEHAGPLAQWTATGYGRLLLVKLAVFAAVLLAAARVRRLLTRPAAPWAALGLELGRLLLVLGIRAGLANSAPPGHSGHEEMTLTVPRSRGDDAS from the coding sequence TTGGGCGTCACCGGACTCGCGACCGGACTCACCGTCTGGGGCATCGCGGGCCAGGGGCACGGGGCGGAGCACGGCGGCGTGGGGTTGCGGCTGGCCCACGCGCTGCACGTCGGGGGAATGGGCCTGTGGGTGGGCGGGGTGGGGCGGCTGGTGGGGCGACCCCGGAGCTGGACGGCCGCCGGGCGGGCCTTCACGCCGGTGGCGCTGCTCAGCGTCGCCGCCCTGGCGCTGAGTGGGCTGTGGATGGGGCTGGAGCACGCCGGGCCGCTGGCGCAGTGGACGGCGACGGGGTACGGACGGCTGCTGCTCGTCAAGCTGGCGGTCTTCGCCGCCGTGCTGCTGGCCGCCGCGCGGGTCCGGCGTCTCCTGACGCGCCCCGCTGCTCCCTGGGCAGCGCTGGGCCTGGAACTGGGCCGACTGCTGCTGGTGCTGGGGATCAGGGCGGGCCTGGCGAACAGTGCGCCTCCCGGACACTCCGGGCATGAGGAGATGACCCTCACGGTCCCAAGGTCGAGAGGTGATGACGCCTCCTAG